In a single window of the Pyrococcus sp. NA2 genome:
- a CDS encoding ABC transporter ATP-binding protein, with protein MIRVEHLKKYFLIKRGILRKRTLWLRAVDDVSFEIKKGETFGLVGESGSGKSTLGRTILRLYEPTSGKVYFGDIEITSLPKSELKKIRPKMQMIYQDPYSSLNPRLTIFDIIAEPLKEYGHENLEDRVLELLEAVGLTEEHARKYPDELSGGQCQRVAIARALALNPEFLVLDEPTSALDVSVQAQVLNLLETLQRKFKLTYLFISHDLAVVRYLADRVAVMYLGKIVEMGPIDKVFNDPKHPYTKMLLSSIPIPDPKLRLLRLQDVAYGEIPSPLNPPSGCRFHPRCPYAKDICRKKEPEMIEVEKGHFVRCHLVGEI; from the coding sequence ATGATTAGAGTGGAACATTTAAAAAAGTACTTCCTTATAAAGCGCGGGATATTAAGAAAAAGAACCCTGTGGCTAAGAGCTGTCGATGACGTCTCATTTGAAATAAAAAAGGGAGAAACCTTTGGACTTGTTGGTGAAAGCGGTAGTGGAAAGTCTACGCTTGGTAGGACTATTCTAAGGCTCTATGAACCGACTTCTGGTAAGGTGTACTTTGGAGACATTGAGATAACTTCTCTTCCAAAGTCTGAATTGAAGAAAATAAGACCAAAGATGCAGATGATATACCAAGATCCTTATTCCTCCTTAAATCCAAGGCTTACGATATTTGACATAATTGCTGAACCGCTAAAGGAATATGGCCATGAAAATCTAGAGGACAGAGTTTTAGAACTTTTAGAGGCCGTCGGTCTTACTGAAGAGCATGCACGCAAATATCCGGACGAACTTAGTGGGGGACAATGCCAAAGGGTTGCAATAGCTAGAGCCCTTGCATTAAACCCAGAATTTCTAGTTCTTGATGAGCCAACCTCAGCACTAGACGTTTCCGTCCAGGCTCAGGTTCTAAACCTTCTGGAAACCCTTCAAAGGAAATTCAAACTCACGTATCTCTTCATTTCTCATGACCTTGCGGTTGTCAGATATTTAGCAGATAGAGTTGCTGTGATGTATCTGGGAAAAATCGTTGAGATGGGGCCTATAGATAAGGTGTTCAACGATCCAAAACATCCCTACACAAAGATGTTGCTAAGTTCAATTCCAATTCCAGACCCTAAACTTCGTTTACTACGTTTGCAGGATGTAGCGTATGGGGAAATCCCTAGTCCACTAAATCCACCATCTGGATGTAGATTTCATCCAAGATGTCCATATGCAAAGGATATCTGTAGAAAGAAGGAGCCTGAAATGATAGAGGTTGAGAAAGGACATTTCGTTAGATGTCATCTTGTGGGGGAGATTTGA
- a CDS encoding ABC transporter ATP-binding protein, protein MKELLRVEDLYVNFRTLWGVAKVLNGVNFTIKEGEIFGLVGETGCGKSVTASTILRLLPPNAEVSGKIIFKGENLLEKSEEEMRKIRGKEISIIFQDPMTSLNPLFKIRDQMIDIITLHNNVSKEEAEERAKDLLKSVGLPDPDRILNSYPHELSGGMRQRVMIAMALSSNPSLLIADEPTTALDVTVQKQILNLILELKETYNFSVLFITHDLGVVAEICDRVGVMYAGNIVEIASTEELFENPLHPYTKGLLSVVPDPRYKKKLKPLRGSVPSLINPPSGCRFHPRCNYATEICTKEKPKLSEYSPGHFVACHLYKGGTLDD, encoded by the coding sequence ATGAAAGAGTTATTGAGAGTTGAGGATCTGTACGTTAACTTTAGAACCCTTTGGGGAGTTGCTAAGGTTCTGAATGGGGTAAACTTCACGATAAAAGAAGGAGAAATCTTTGGACTTGTCGGAGAAACGGGATGTGGGAAGAGTGTAACAGCCAGTACTATCCTTAGACTTTTACCTCCAAATGCAGAAGTTTCAGGGAAGATTATCTTTAAGGGAGAGAATCTTCTTGAGAAGTCTGAGGAAGAGATGCGTAAAATTAGGGGCAAAGAAATTTCAATAATATTTCAGGATCCAATGACATCTCTAAATCCATTATTCAAGATAAGGGATCAAATGATTGATATTATAACTTTACACAATAATGTATCAAAGGAAGAAGCTGAAGAAAGAGCAAAGGATCTCTTAAAAAGTGTAGGTCTTCCAGATCCGGATAGAATTCTTAACTCCTATCCTCATGAGCTCAGCGGAGGGATGAGACAAAGAGTGATGATAGCAATGGCTCTCTCCTCAAACCCCTCTTTACTCATTGCTGACGAACCTACTACCGCTCTTGATGTTACCGTGCAGAAACAGATACTTAATCTGATACTCGAGCTAAAAGAAACTTACAACTTCTCGGTCCTTTTCATAACTCATGATTTGGGCGTTGTCGCTGAAATATGTGACAGAGTTGGAGTTATGTATGCAGGGAATATCGTAGAAATAGCTTCCACAGAGGAGCTCTTTGAGAATCCCCTTCATCCATATACAAAGGGTTTGCTCTCTGTTGTGCCAGATCCTAGGTATAAGAAGAAGCTTAAGCCCTTACGAGGTAGTGTTCCAAGCTTAATTAACCCCCCGAGTGGATGTAGATTTCACCCAAGATGTAACTATGCCACCGAAATTTGTACAAAGGAGAAACCCAAGTTATCGGAATATTCTCCGGGACACTTCGTAGCATGTCATTTGTATAAAGGAGGGACGTTGGATGATTAG
- the nikC gene encoding nickel transporter permease, whose protein sequence is MRKGEYIRILFKNKLSIVGLVIICLLIFVAIFAPFLAPYPEQAKGEPNLKERLQPPSWRHPFGTDHMGRDIFSRVIYGTRTSLLIGFSVVSIALIIGLFLGLIAGYFGGKLDLLIMRITDIFLAFPPLLLALLIASTLGRGLVNAILALAVSWWPWYTRLARGMAISVKNRPYVEAAKAMGIADWKIILRHILPNSISPLIVQATMDIGSAILEAAALSFLGLGVQPPTPDWGLMISEGKNYLLNYWWYPVFPGLAIFITVIAFNLLGDAIREVIDPRLRRRFL, encoded by the coding sequence ATGAGAAAAGGGGAATATATCAGGATACTATTTAAAAATAAGCTCTCAATAGTTGGGCTAGTAATCATATGTTTGCTAATATTTGTGGCAATCTTTGCGCCCTTTTTGGCTCCTTATCCTGAGCAGGCTAAAGGCGAACCAAATCTTAAGGAGAGATTGCAACCACCAAGCTGGAGACATCCATTTGGAACAGATCACATGGGAAGGGATATATTTAGTAGGGTCATCTATGGAACCAGAACTTCTCTCCTTATAGGATTCTCCGTGGTTAGTATTGCATTAATAATAGGGTTGTTTCTGGGGCTTATTGCTGGTTATTTTGGAGGTAAATTAGACTTACTAATAATGAGGATAACTGATATATTCTTGGCATTTCCTCCTCTCCTCCTGGCATTATTAATTGCGAGTACACTTGGAAGAGGATTGGTAAATGCTATTCTAGCACTCGCAGTAAGTTGGTGGCCTTGGTATACAAGATTAGCTAGAGGAATGGCGATCTCAGTTAAGAATCGTCCCTATGTTGAGGCCGCGAAGGCCATGGGAATAGCTGATTGGAAGATAATACTCAGACATATCTTGCCAAATTCAATATCCCCTCTAATTGTGCAGGCTACGATGGATATTGGCTCAGCAATCTTAGAGGCTGCTGCTTTAAGCTTTCTTGGCCTAGGTGTACAACCTCCCACTCCGGATTGGGGACTTATGATAAGTGAAGGTAAGAACTATCTCCTCAATTATTGGTGGTACCCGGTATTCCCTGGTCTTGCCATATTCATCACTGTCATAGCTTTCAATTTACTTGGAGATGCTATCAGGGAGGTTATTGATCCGAGATTAAGGAGGAGGTTCTTATGA
- a CDS encoding ABC transporter permease codes for MARKFWEYIVYRLILSIFVILGVVTIVFFVSRVIPSDPAALWVGAHPTKEAIEKAREELHLNEPIIKQYIYYLSSLLHGDLGTSIRTHNPVAQDLKSAFTATFELILVSEFIAIIIGTILGVYSAVKKDSWLDNLTRIVAISGVSLPTFWFGMILQLIFFKYLGILPLAGRVDSVVILEHPLKVITGFYLLDSLITGNLPVFIDALRHIILPAITLAMYPIGLITRQVRSMMIEVLQENYIRTAWAYGIPPRKIYFKYALKNAIAPALITVGLSFAYTLIGAFLVELIFNWPGLGRYAAYSILSMDYPAILGVTIIAAVAYVFINLIVDLIQVYLDPRIEL; via the coding sequence ATGGCGAGAAAATTCTGGGAATACATTGTATATAGGTTGATTCTATCAATATTCGTTATCTTGGGAGTTGTAACTATCGTGTTTTTCGTTTCAAGGGTAATTCCTTCGGATCCTGCCGCATTATGGGTTGGGGCTCATCCAACGAAAGAGGCCATTGAAAAGGCTAGGGAAGAGCTACACCTAAATGAACCAATAATAAAACAATACATCTATTATCTTTCATCCCTCCTTCACGGAGATTTAGGGACCTCAATAAGAACCCACAATCCTGTTGCACAGGACTTGAAATCTGCATTTACAGCGACTTTTGAGCTAATTTTGGTTTCTGAGTTTATAGCGATAATCATTGGAACAATACTTGGAGTATACTCAGCGGTAAAGAAGGATTCATGGCTCGATAATTTAACAAGAATAGTTGCAATAAGCGGAGTATCCCTTCCAACATTTTGGTTTGGAATGATCTTACAGCTAATATTCTTTAAATATCTGGGCATACTTCCCTTAGCTGGAAGGGTTGATAGTGTTGTTATTCTTGAGCATCCTCTGAAGGTTATAACCGGGTTCTATCTATTAGATTCACTAATTACAGGTAACCTCCCTGTATTCATAGATGCCCTAAGGCATATCATTTTACCTGCAATAACGCTTGCAATGTATCCAATAGGGCTAATAACCAGACAGGTCCGTTCAATGATGATAGAGGTTCTCCAGGAAAACTATATCAGAACGGCTTGGGCTTATGGTATTCCTCCCAGGAAGATCTACTTTAAATATGCCCTTAAAAATGCCATAGCTCCAGCTTTGATAACGGTTGGTTTATCATTCGCATACACGTTAATAGGAGCATTTTTAGTTGAGCTTATATTTAACTGGCCAGGACTTGGAAGATACGCTGCGTATTCAATTCTCAGCATGGACTATCCAGCAATCCTAGGTGTAACAATAATTGCTGCAGTTGCTTACGTCTTCATCAACTTGATTGTCGATTTAATCCAGGTCTATCTAGATCCGAGAATAGAACTGTGA